The sequence TCACCCTGAAGTGGATCGATTCCTATGCCGACTACGACGTCAATCCGGCACGTAACTACGTGACGACCGACTACACCAACGGCTCCGCCGTGCAGAACGACCATGGCTGGTTGTCCTTCACCTACAAGGCGACTTTCTAGTCCGTTCCCCTTTTCCTGCCCGATGTGAGGGAATAGTCAATGAACTACAAGAAAATGTTGATGGTCGGTACCGCTGGCGTGTTGCTCGCCAGTCAGGCCTTTGCAGCCCCGACGGATGAAGAGATCAGTCAGCTCGGCAGTACCCTGACACCCTTGGGTGCGATCAAAGCGGGAAATGCCGACGGCACCATCCCCGCCTGGGATGGCGGCCTGTGCTCGGCACCGGCCGATTACAAGCCGATCATGGGCGCCAAGGGCGGCTCACCCTATGTCGACCCCTTCGCCAGCGAGAAGCCGCTCTACAGCGTCACCGCGGCCAACCTGGCGCAGTACAAGGACAAGCTGGACGAGGGTACCTTGGAGCTGTTCAAGCGTTACCCGGACAGCTTCCGCGTTGATGTGTATCCGACCCACCGGACTGCCTGCTATCCGCAATGGGTATACGACAACACCATCAAGCGCGTGAAGAATCCCAAGCTCGTGGGTGATGCTCCCGGTCTGGAAGGCGCTCATGCGCAGATTCCGTTCCCGATTCCAAAAGATGGCTACGAGGCCATGTGGAACGCCAACGTCAAGTACGAGCTGCCGTTCTCCGAGGGAACTCAGGCAGCCTACCTGATCGACAGTTCCGGCGGCGTGAGCCTGACCAGTACCCAGAAGATCGAGAACCGCAACCTCTACTGGGACAACAGCCTGGAGAAGGTGCCGGACAACCAGCCGTACTGGGCGCTGATCGCATCCACCAGCGAGCCGTCGGCTTCCGCCGGCGTCAAGCAGATGCGCTTCAACTTCCTGAATGTCCACGAACGTGACGCCATGGCCTGGTCGTATGTGCCTGGCCAGCGCCGCGTACGTCTGGCGCCGGAGTTCAAGTACGACACCGTCAGTACCTCCAGCGGCGGCATCCTGTTGTTCGATGAGATCAACGGCTTCGACGGCAAGATGGACAAGTTCGACTTCAAGCTGGTCGGTCGCAAGGAAATGCTCGTGCCTTACAACACGTACAAGGCCTGGAGCGTCGATCCGAAGGTAGCCAACACGCCCAAGCACCTGAATCCGGATGTACTGCGTTGGGAGCTGCACCGGGTGTGGGTGGTGGAAGCGACCCTGAAGTCGGGCGAGCGCCATGTACAGAAGGTCAAGCGTTTCCTGCTGGACGAAGACAGCTGGAGCATCCTCGTGTACCACTCGCTGGATCAGGCCGGCAAGGTCCATCACCTGATGTACCAACCGTCCATCCAGCAGTACGAGAAGCCCGCCTACCGTAACGGCCAGTACGTGCTTTACGACATGACCAAAGGCGTATACGGCAACGGCTCCCTGATGGGCGCACCGAAGATGACCGGCTTCTTCGAGGTCAAACCTTACCCGGTGAGCTTCTTCACTTCGGGGGCACTGGC is a genomic window of Pseudomonas resinovorans NBRC 106553 containing:
- a CDS encoding DUF1329 domain-containing protein, which gives rise to MNYKKMLMVGTAGVLLASQAFAAPTDEEISQLGSTLTPLGAIKAGNADGTIPAWDGGLCSAPADYKPIMGAKGGSPYVDPFASEKPLYSVTAANLAQYKDKLDEGTLELFKRYPDSFRVDVYPTHRTACYPQWVYDNTIKRVKNPKLVGDAPGLEGAHAQIPFPIPKDGYEAMWNANVKYELPFSEGTQAAYLIDSSGGVSLTSTQKIENRNLYWDNSLEKVPDNQPYWALIASTSEPSASAGVKQMRFNFLNVHERDAMAWSYVPGQRRVRLAPEFKYDTVSTSSGGILLFDEINGFDGKMDKFDFKLVGRKEMLVPYNTYKAWSVDPKVANTPKHLNPDVLRWELHRVWVVEATLKSGERHVQKVKRFLLDEDSWSILVYHSLDQAGKVHHLMYQPSIQQYEKPAYRNGQYVLYDMTKGVYGNGSLMGAPKMTGFFEVKPYPVSFFTSGALAGGGVR